The following are encoded in a window of Microcaecilia unicolor chromosome 14, aMicUni1.1, whole genome shotgun sequence genomic DNA:
- the TP53 gene encoding cellular tumor antigen p53 isoform X2, whose product MMSETVSENGLEENFSQESFSDLWNCLPNLSPTLPENENDFWLMDQFPLQTHVEATLDPDLLPQEEGLLVQELEAVSQHVVLLSPEANSVATSSIVPSTEDYPGVLDFRLAFQQSGTAKSVTCTYSPDLNKLFCQLSKTCPVQIKVKETPPAGALIRATAVYKKSEHVAEVVKRCPHHERTAEPMEDTASRNHLIRVEGNQLARYTENANTHRHSVDVPYEAPQVGSDFTTVLFNYMCNSSCMGGMNRRPILTIITLETKEGQLLGRRSFEVRICACPGRDRKTEEANSQRKVGKCGSSKRVIQDVSQAATPPENRKKRVTSSDEEIFTLQVRGRQRYEFIKTIHDALELQDYIPQQQMEKIKQQKQLKSRKERDRIAPKKGKKLLVKDEAPDSD is encoded by the exons ATGATGTCCGAGACTGTCTCCGAGAACGGCTTAGAAGAGAACTTCAGTCAAGAAAGTTTCTCTGACCTTTGGAATTG tctgcccaatcttTCCCCTACCCTGCCGGAGAATGAAAACGATTTCTGG TTGATGGACCAATTTCCCCTCCAGACCCATGTGGAGGCCACTCTAGATCCTGACCTACTCCCCCAGGAGGAGGGCTTGCTGGTTCAGGAGTTGGAGGCTGTTTCACAGCATGTGGTCCTCCTTTCCCCGGAGGCGAATTCTGTCGCCACGTCCTCCATCGTCCCTTCCACAGAAGACTACCCAGGTGTGCTTGATTTCCGCCTGGCCTTTCAGCAGTCGGGTACAGCCAAGTCGGTGACCTGCACG TATTCTCCAGACCTGAATAAGCTTTTTTGCCAGCTGTCCAAGACCTGCCCAGTTCAGATCAAAGTCAAGGAGACGCCTCCCGCTGGAGCTCTGATCCGGGCTACTGCCGTGTACAAGAAGTCGGAGCACGTGGCCGAGGTGGTGAAACGCTGCCCACACCATGAACGCACTGCTGAGCCCATGGAAG ATACCGCCTCACGTAATCACCTGATTCGGGTGGAAGGGAACCAGCTGGCACGTTACACGGAGAATGCAAACACGCACCGGCACAGTGTCGATGTGCCATATGAGGCCCCGCAG GTGGGGTCCGACTTCACCACGGTGCTGTTTAACTACATGTGTAACAGCTCCTGCATGGGGGGCATGAACCGGCGTCCCATCCTCACCATCATCACACTGGAGACTAAGGA AGGACAGCTGCTGGGCCGGCGGAGCTTCGAGGTGAGAATCTGCGCCTGTCCCGGCCGTGACCGCAAGACGGAGGAGGCGAATTCCCAAAggaaggtggggaaatgtggaagcAGCAAGCGGG TGATTCAAGATGTGTCCCAGGCTGCGACGCCCCCCGAGAATCGCAAGAAGAGGGTCACCTCCTCTGATGAAGAGATTTTCACACTGCAG GTGCGTGGCCGACAGCGATACGAGTTCATCAAGACAATCCACGATGCCCTAGAGCTCCAGGATTACATTCCCCAGCAACAGATGGAGAAAATCAAGCAGCAGAAACA GTTGAAGAGCCGCAAGGAACGGGACAGGATTGCACCCAAGAAAGGGAAAAAACTTCTTGTTAAAGATGAGGCTCCAGATTCGGACTAG
- the TP53 gene encoding cellular tumor antigen p53 isoform X1, which translates to MDLYLENADTYFFRDLFSSCLENASPDTCYCSSSDPPLACCCPPSLIMMSETVSENGLEENFSQESFSDLWNCLPNLSPTLPENENDFWLMDQFPLQTHVEATLDPDLLPQEEGLLVQELEAVSQHVVLLSPEANSVATSSIVPSTEDYPGVLDFRLAFQQSGTAKSVTCTYSPDLNKLFCQLSKTCPVQIKVKETPPAGALIRATAVYKKSEHVAEVVKRCPHHERTAEPMEDTASRNHLIRVEGNQLARYTENANTHRHSVDVPYEAPQVGSDFTTVLFNYMCNSSCMGGMNRRPILTIITLETKEGQLLGRRSFEVRICACPGRDRKTEEANSQRKVGKCGSSKRVIQDVSQAATPPENRKKRVTSSDEEIFTLQVRGRQRYEFIKTIHDALELQDYIPQQQMEKIKQQKQLKSRKERDRIAPKKGKKLLVKDEAPDSD; encoded by the exons ATGGATCTATACCTCGAGAACGCTGATACATATTTTTTCAGAGatctcttttcttcctgtttgGAAAATGCCTCTCCAGACACGTGCTACTGCAG ctcaTCAGATCCCCCTCTAGCTTGTTGTTGCCCTCCCTCTCTCATAATGATGTCCGAGACTGTCTCCGAGAACGGCTTAGAAGAGAACTTCAGTCAAGAAAGTTTCTCTGACCTTTGGAATTG tctgcccaatcttTCCCCTACCCTGCCGGAGAATGAAAACGATTTCTGG TTGATGGACCAATTTCCCCTCCAGACCCATGTGGAGGCCACTCTAGATCCTGACCTACTCCCCCAGGAGGAGGGCTTGCTGGTTCAGGAGTTGGAGGCTGTTTCACAGCATGTGGTCCTCCTTTCCCCGGAGGCGAATTCTGTCGCCACGTCCTCCATCGTCCCTTCCACAGAAGACTACCCAGGTGTGCTTGATTTCCGCCTGGCCTTTCAGCAGTCGGGTACAGCCAAGTCGGTGACCTGCACG TATTCTCCAGACCTGAATAAGCTTTTTTGCCAGCTGTCCAAGACCTGCCCAGTTCAGATCAAAGTCAAGGAGACGCCTCCCGCTGGAGCTCTGATCCGGGCTACTGCCGTGTACAAGAAGTCGGAGCACGTGGCCGAGGTGGTGAAACGCTGCCCACACCATGAACGCACTGCTGAGCCCATGGAAG ATACCGCCTCACGTAATCACCTGATTCGGGTGGAAGGGAACCAGCTGGCACGTTACACGGAGAATGCAAACACGCACCGGCACAGTGTCGATGTGCCATATGAGGCCCCGCAG GTGGGGTCCGACTTCACCACGGTGCTGTTTAACTACATGTGTAACAGCTCCTGCATGGGGGGCATGAACCGGCGTCCCATCCTCACCATCATCACACTGGAGACTAAGGA AGGACAGCTGCTGGGCCGGCGGAGCTTCGAGGTGAGAATCTGCGCCTGTCCCGGCCGTGACCGCAAGACGGAGGAGGCGAATTCCCAAAggaaggtggggaaatgtggaagcAGCAAGCGGG TGATTCAAGATGTGTCCCAGGCTGCGACGCCCCCCGAGAATCGCAAGAAGAGGGTCACCTCCTCTGATGAAGAGATTTTCACACTGCAG GTGCGTGGCCGACAGCGATACGAGTTCATCAAGACAATCCACGATGCCCTAGAGCTCCAGGATTACATTCCCCAGCAACAGATGGAGAAAATCAAGCAGCAGAAACA GTTGAAGAGCCGCAAGGAACGGGACAGGATTGCACCCAAGAAAGGGAAAAAACTTCTTGTTAAAGATGAGGCTCCAGATTCGGACTAG